The genomic interval CCCCGACCGCGTGCGAGGTGCCGCAGAAGGCGGCGAACGCGGACTCGAACTCGCCGACCTCGCGGCCGAGGATGAACCGGGTGTCCTCGACGACGTCGCGGATCGCCGCGTCGATCGCGGCCCGGTGCCGGTCGTACGCGGCGGCCAGGTCGACCAGGGGAATTCCGGGCATGTCACGCTCCTCTGTGCTCAGTGTGCCGCCGTGGTCAGGTCGGGATGCGGGCCGTCCGGGTGCGGGCGCCCGCCGGGCGTCGCGGTGGCGTCCACCGGACCGGGGACCGGCGGCACCGGCACGGTCGCGCCGCCGGCCCGCAGCGAGGCGTCGGCGGCCTCCAGCACCGCCACCACCCGGGCGCCGTTCCATCCGTCGGTCCGGGGGCGTGCCCCGGTCCGCACGCAGTCGAGGAAGTGCCGCAACTCCAGGCTCAGCGGTTCGGCCGGGGAGAGCACGGGTACGTGCACCGCGTCGTCGCGCAGCCGGTAGCGCCGTACGCCGTCCCCGTCGGGCTCCAGCGGTTCCGCCCCCTTGTCGTGCACGGTGAGCCGGGCGTCGGTGTTCAGGTCGTCGTAGACCAGCATCCGCCGGGTGCCCACCACGGTGGTACGCCGGGTCTTCGCCGGGTCGAGCCAGCTCACGTGCATGTGTGCCACCACGTCGCCGGGATAGCCGACGGTGACGAAGGTGACGTCCTCGACGCCGTCGTGCAGGTAGCGCCCGCCCTGGGCGGCGACCCAGCGCGGCTCGGCGTCGAGCAGGTAGTTGGCGATCGAGACGTCGTGCGGACCGATCGACCAGAAGGTGTGCAGGTCGTTCTGGATCCGGCCGAGGTTGAGCCGCTGCGAGTGCAGGTAGAGGACGTCACCGATCTCGCCGGACCGGATGTAGTCGCGCATCCGCTCGACCGCCGGGACGTACTCGAAGGTGTGCCCGACCATCAGCACCAGGCCGTACCGGTCGGCGGTCTCGGCCAGCGCGACCGCGTCGGCGACCGACATCGCCAGCGGCTTCTCGACGAAGACGTGCTTGCCGGCCGCCAGCGCCCGGCGGGCCAGCGGTGCGTGGCTCGGCGCCGGGGTGGCGATCAGGACGGCCCGGACCTCGTCGTCGTCGAGCAGCGCGTCGAGGTCGCCGGTGGCCCGCACCCGCGGGTAGCGCTCGGTGGCCGCCTGCCGCCGTTCGGGGCTGGCGTCCACCAGACAGCGCCACCGGTCACCGGCCAGCTTGTCGAGGTTCCGGGCGAGGTTGGCGCCCCAGTAGCCGAAGCCGATCAGGCCGAACTTCTCGGTCACGGTGGTGTCTCCAGGATGTCGGTGACTGTGGAAACCGTCGCCGAACATCGCGCGGACAATTTCTGTGACGCGAATTCGGTTCGGCGGGAATCACTCGCTTTCGACGGTCGAACAGATGTGTCGACAGGCGGGTGACGCTGGCCGCCCGCTCCGGCGGCAATTTCTCCGAAATCCTGCAACGACCTGCGGCGACCCGCCAGCGGCGTGTCCAGTTCCCGACCGGCCTCACGTCGACCGGGACGAGGAGGGACGAGCGTTTCGGGTGTTCGGCACCAGCGCCACGGGCGGGATGGGACCCTCCGGTTGGGCACAGAGCCAGGCGAGGCGTTCGATCACCTTCTCCGGCTCGTCGAACGGGTCCAGTCCGGTCACCTCGGTCGGGTTCAGCGGCGGGACGCAGACGTGCGAGACGAGCGGGTGCAGCGGCCGTACGTCGACCTCGCCGTCACCGAGCAGATCCTCGTGCAGCTTCTCGCCGGGCCGCAGACCGGTGTAGACGATTCGTGGCTGGCCGGGTGCGTGCGCGGCGAGTTGCCTGGCCAGGTCGTCGATGCGTACCGGGGCGCCCATGTCGAGCACCAGCGCCTCGCCGTCGCGCCCGATCGCCGCGGCCTGGAGCACCAGTTGCACGGCCTCGTGCACGCTCATCAGGTAGCGGGTGACGTCGGGGTGCGTGACGGT from Plantactinospora sp. BC1 carries:
- a CDS encoding Gfo/Idh/MocA family protein, with translation MTEKFGLIGFGYWGANLARNLDKLAGDRWRCLVDASPERRQAATERYPRVRATGDLDALLDDDEVRAVLIATPAPSHAPLARRALAAGKHVFVEKPLAMSVADAVALAETADRYGLVLMVGHTFEYVPAVERMRDYIRSGEIGDVLYLHSQRLNLGRIQNDLHTFWSIGPHDVSIANYLLDAEPRWVAAQGGRYLHDGVEDVTFVTVGYPGDVVAHMHVSWLDPAKTRRTTVVGTRRMLVYDDLNTDARLTVHDKGAEPLEPDGDGVRRYRLRDDAVHVPVLSPAEPLSLELRHFLDCVRTGARPRTDGWNGARVVAVLEAADASLRAGGATVPVPPVPGPVDATATPGGRPHPDGPHPDLTTAAH